The Zingiber officinale cultivar Zhangliang chromosome 9A, Zo_v1.1, whole genome shotgun sequence genome window below encodes:
- the LOC122019217 gene encoding glycerol-3-phosphate acyltransferase 1-like, with the protein MAFVTFCGLRTGDLRLITRTVLPKIFLENLHLHACEVLKGRRAVVLTTLPRLMVEGFLKEYLEVGEVVGAELQVVKGCYFTGVISWPDKQRALRDMVKAGAAIVNLSNVHHHQLSAKEIYVVREEESRSESSKMPRNKYPKPLVFHDGRLAFLPTPCEMMAFFMWIPVAIPLAVFRIAMGIIFPYKISIFIAAVTGIRFRRAGDGKANGEKKGVVYVCTHRTLLDPVMLCSALERMVPAVTYSLSRVSEALAPMRRLLAVEGGLAVCPEGTTCREPYLLRFSPLFAEVAEEVVSVALDTGGNVSPMASPCSVVPFDPSS; encoded by the exons ATGGCCTTCGTGACCTTCTGCGGGCTGAGGACGGGGGACCTGCGGCTGATCACTAGGACTGTGCTGCCGAAAATTTTCTTGGAGAACCTCCATCTGCATGCATGCGAGGTGCTGAAAGGGAGGCGAGCTGTTGTGCTCACCACCTTGCCGAGGCTCATGGTGGAGGGATTCTTGAAGGAGTACTTAGAGGTGGGGGAGGTGGTGGGGGCGGAGCTGCAGGTGGTGAAGGGCTGCTACTTCACGGGGGTCATCTCTTGGCCTGACAAACAGAGAGCTCTCAGGGACATGGTCAAGGCCGGTGCGGCCATTGTGAACCTCTCCAACGTCCACCACCACCAACTCTCGGCCAAG gaAATTTATGTCGTGAGAGAGGAGGAATCAAGGAGTGAGAGCAGCAAAATGCCGAGAAACAAGTACCCGAAGCCACTTGTGTTCCATGACGGAAGACTAGCTTTTCTCCCGACGCCATGCGAGATGATGGCGTTCTTCATGTGGATACCCGTGGCAATCCCTTTGGCCGTGTTCAGGATCGCGATGGGGATCATTTTCCCTTATAAAATATCCATCTTCATTGCTGCCGTCACCGGAATCCGATTCCGGAGGGCTGGAGATGGGAAAGCGAACGGGGAGAAGAAGGGGGTGGTGTACGTGTGCACGCACCGGACGCTGTTGGACCCGGTGATGCTGTGCTCGGCACTGGAGAGGATGGTGCCGGCCGTGACGTACAGCCTGAGCCGGGTGTCGGAGGCGTTGGCGCCGATGCGGCGGCTGCTGGCGGTGGAGGGGGGCCTGGCGGTGTGCCCGGAGGGGACGACGTGCCGGGAGCCGTACCTGCTGCGGTTCAGCCCGCTGTTCGCGGAGGTGGCGGAGGAGGTGGTGTCGGTGGCTCTGGACACGGGTGGGAATGTT TCTCCtatggcttctccttgctctgtGGTGCcatttgacccttcttcttga
- the LOC122020353 gene encoding pyruvate dehydrogenase (acetyl-transferring) kinase, mitochondrial-like → MVFELVKNSLRAVQECFMNSDKNAPPVRIIVADGIEDVTIKISDEGGGIPRSGLPKIFTYLYSTAKNPLEENDEGSSDGVIMAGYGYGLPISRLYARYFGGDLQIISMEGYGKSNSFFMQYLISSSICPA, encoded by the exons ATGGTCTTTGAGTTGGTAAAAAACTCTCTGCGTGCGGTTCAAGAATGTTTTATGAATTCTGATAAGAATGCCCCTCCTGTTAGAATTATTGTCGCTGATGGGATTGAAGATGTTACAATAAAG ATATCAGATGAAGGGGGTGGCATACCAAGAAGTGGTCTTCCAAAGATTTTCACATATCTCTATAGCACTGCTAAAAATCCACTCGAGGAAAACGATGAAGGAAGCTCAGATGGAGTAATTATGGCTGGTTATGGTTATGGGCTTCCAATTAGTCGTCTCTATGCTCGCTATTTTGGTGGTGATTTACAAATTATCTCTATGGAAGGATATGGTAAATCCAATTCTTTCTTTATGCAATACTTAATCTCAAGTTCAATTTGTCCTGCTTGA
- the LOC122021416 gene encoding probable histone H2A.4, whose translation MELGGKARKGAGGRRGGGGPKKKPVSRSVKAGLQFPVGRIGRYLKNGRYAKRVGTGAPVYLAAVLEYLAAEVLELAGNAARDNKKNRIIPRHVLLAIRNDEELGKLLAGVTIAHGGVLPNINPVLLPKKAAGKEPKSPAKSAAKSPKKP comes from the exons ATGGAGCTAGGTGGCAAGGCGAGGAAGGGCGCCGGCGGCCGGAGGGGTGGTGGCGGGCCTAAGAAGAAGCCGGTCTCTCGCTCCGTCAAGGCCGGGCTCCAGTTCCCAGTCGGTCGCATCGGGCGCTATCTTAAGAACGGCCGCTACGCGAAGCGCGTCGGCACCGGCGCTCCGGTCTACCTCGCCGCCGTGCTCGAGTACCTCGCCGCCGAG GTGTTGGAGCTGGCGGGGAACGCCGCAAGGGACAACAAGAAGAACCGGATCATACCGCGGCACGTGCTGTTGGCCATCAGGAACGACGAGGAGCTAGGGAAGCTCCTCGCCGGCGTCACGATCGCCCACGGAGGGGTGCTGCCCAACATCAACCCGGTACTGTTGCCGAAGAAAGCCGCCGGCAAGGAGCCCAAATCGCCGGCTAAATCCGCCGCCAAGTCACCGAAAAAGCCTTAA